The following are encoded together in the Neospora caninum Liverpool complete genome, chromosome IV genome:
- a CDS encoding putative N-ethylmaleimide-sensitive factor gives MAFVLTTVKLPSKDVAFTNCAYVNPRVYASLRQTAASSGDASGHALLCEVKNIVVSVMPDELLQENEIGLNTCQRESARIQLRDEVALRPFQLPPDREHLYQIGVMQIEVSTYLKPESRIVVHDDKLEEEFRSLFCRQVFTQHQCVAVKLDEKQALKMTVKEMLPFEGASRQSSRLLTRGQLTEKSQVLFVGADDGRVCVQSRRMLQRNILTPDFNFEELGIGGLDKEFNEIFRRAFASRIFPPAVVQEMGIKHVRGMLLYGPPGTGKTLIARQIGKSLRAREPVIVNGPEILNKYVGQSEENIRNLFKAAEDEYRKLGDNASLHIIIFDEIDAICKQRGSNPSSAGVNDSIVNQLLSKIDGVEALNNILLIGMTNRIDMIDEALLRPGRLEVHIEIGLPDESGRIQILSIHTKQMRESGRLGNDVDLAVLAAETKNFSGAEIEGLVRSAASYAFQRNVNVKDLSKPTDVETIKVTRLDFENALTEVKPAFGAEEDLFDTQSAQNVRDSENTQVLSILLHGPPGCGKTALAAHVAKEAQFPFMKLVTPDNFVGFSEAARTNSLSRTFDDAYKSPLSLLMIDNIERLIDFTPIGPRFSNAVLQALVVLVKKMPAKENRRLLILATTSEFEFMKEAGVAKAFNVSLQVPLVRGPHQIRTVLQAHCGDRHVFPPEEIALVCESGKVHDVSIKQLLLVTDMAKEFSKPGPIKCGPFLQCLHDCGYEGGFDAMPF, from the exons ATGGCATTCGTACTGACGACCGTTAAGCTGCCGTCCAAGGATGTGGCATTCACAAACTGC GCATACGTCAATCCACGGGTGTATGCCAGTCTCCGACAGACGGCAGCGTCGTCGGGGGATGCGTCCGGTCACGCCCTCCTCTGCGAGGTGAAGAACATTGTCGTCTCTGTCAT GCCTGATGAATTGCTCCAGGAGAATGAGATTGGTTTGAATACCTGTCAGCGGGAGAGCGCAAGAATTCAACTTAGAGATGAAGTTGCGCTTCGCCCTTTTCAGCTTCCGCCGGACCGCGAGCATCTGTACCAGATTGGAGTGATGCAAATCGAGGTTTCTACTTATCTCAAACCAG AGTCGCGTATCGTTGTGCACGATGACAAGCTGGAAGAGGAATTTCGATCGCTCTTTTGTCGGCAAGTCTTCACCCAGCACCAGTGCGTGGCTGTCAAGCTCgacgagaagcaggcgcTCAAGATGAC CGTCAAGGAGATGCTCCCTTTCGAGGGCGCTAGCCGGCAAAGCTCAAGAC TGCTGACACGTGGGCAACTGACAGAAAAGAGTCAGGTGCTTTTTGTCGGGGCAGACGACGGCCGGGTATGTGTCCAGAGTCGACGCatgctgcagagaaacatTCTGACTCCGGATTTCAATTTTGAGGAGCTCGGAATTGGGGGGCTGGACAAGGAGTTCAACGAGATTTTTCGAAGAGCTTTTGCGTCACGGATTTTTCCTCCTGCCGTCGTCCAGGAAATGGGAATCAAACACGTTCGAG GAATGTTGCTGTACGGCCCGCCTGGAACAGGGAAGACGCTGATTGCTCGCCAGATCGGGAAGAGCCTTCGTGCGCGCGAACCTGTGATCGTCAACGGACCGGAGATTCTCAACAAATACGTTGGCCAGTCGGAAGAGAACATTCGCAACCTGTTCAAggcagcagaagacgaaTACAGGAAG ctcgGCGACaacgcttctctccacatcATCATCTTTGACGAAATCGACGCCATTTGCAAACAACGCGGCTCGAACCCTTCTTCTGCG GGTGTGAACGACAGTATTGTCAACCAGCTGCTGTCAAAGATTGACGGTGTTGAGGCTCTCAACAATATTCTG TTGATCGGCATGACCAATCGAATCGACATGATCGACgaggctcttcttcgtcccggACGTCTTGAG GTTCACATTGAGATCGGACTGCCCGACGAGTCAGGCCGAATTCAAATCCTGAGCATCCACACGAAGCAAATGCGCGAGAGCGGCCGTCTGGGCAAC GACGTCGACCTGGCGGTGCTtgcggcggagacgaaaaatTTCTCCGGGGCGGAGATCGAGGGCCTCGTGCGCAGCGCTGCCTCGTACGCGTTTCAACGAAATGTGAACGTGAAGGATTTGTCGAAGCCAACAGATGTGGAGACCATCAAA gTAACGCGTCTCGACTTTGAGAACGCATTGACGGAGGTTAAACCCGCCTtcggcgcagaggaagacctCTTCGACA CTCAGAGTGCACAAAAC gtgcgagacagcgagaacaCCCAGGTTCTCTCCATTCTCCTTCACGGCCCTCCAGGATGTGGCAAAACCGCTCTGGCAGCCCACGTCGCCAAGGAAGCGCAGTTTCCCTTCATGAAACTCGTCACGCCTGACAATTTTGTTGGTTTCTCG GAGGCAGCTCGGACGAATTCTTTATCACGGACGTTCGACGATGCGTACAAAAGCCCTCTTTCCTTGT TGATGATCGACAATATCGAAAGGCTCATCGACTTCACTCCCATAGGTCCGCGGTTCAGCAACGCCGTGCTTCAGGCTCTCGTGGTCCTGGTGAAGAAAATGCCTGCCAAAGAAAACCGTCGCCTCCTTATTCTCGCCACTACCTCGGAATTCGAATTCATGAAG GAAGCAGGTGTTGCCAAAGCGTTCAATGTTTCGTTGCAAGTGCCGCTCGTTCGCGGGCCTCACCAAATTCGCACGGTCCTCCAAGCGCACTGCGGGGATCGTCACGTCTTTCCCCCAGAGGAAATTGCGCTG GTCTGCGAATCTGGCAAGGTCCATGATGTGAGCATCAAACAGCTTCTCCTGGTTACTGACATGGCGAAGGAGTTCTCGAAGCCCG GTCCCATCAAATGCGGCCCGTTCCTTCAGTGTCTACACGATTGTGGCTACGAGGGGGGTTTCGACGCAATGCCTTTCTGA